The following proteins are co-located in the Malus sylvestris chromosome 13, drMalSylv7.2, whole genome shotgun sequence genome:
- the LOC126594921 gene encoding chaperonin 60 subunit beta 4, chloroplastic isoform X2, whose protein sequence is MVAELVGVTLGPKGRNVVLQNKYGPPKIVNDGETVLKQIELEDAVENVGVKLVRQAGAKTNDLAGDGSTTAVVLAHGLITEGVKVTAAGMNPIQIARGIEKTAVALVAELKLMSREIEDHELADVAAVSAGNDYTVGNMIYDALRQVGKKGVVTIESGKSTENDLQIVEGMQFDRGYLSPYFVTDRKKMIVEFQDCKLLLVDKKITHPEELFKVLDNAVQEKYPVVIVAEGIEQEALTPVIRNKLRGALKAAAIKAPAFGERKSHYLDDIAILTGATVVRDEMGIVLYDVGKEVLGTATKVVITKDSTLIVTDGSTREAVEKRVSQIQKLVENTEEEFQKKILNERIARLSGGIAILQVGAQTQIELKDKQLRIEDALNATKAAIEEGVVVGGGCSLLRLSKKVDAIKELLDNKEQKIGAEIFKRALSYPVKLIAKNAGVNGSVVVEKVLSNDDMGYGYNAAKDCYEDLMKAGIMDPSKVVRCCLENAASVAKTFLTSDAVVVEIKETQPIPRGMPPKLPDIPRMPPPPPPDLASIPRRRRRATPPMPMPTTGAGPLGF, encoded by the exons ATGGTGGCAGAGCTGGTTGGAGTGACATTGGGTCCAAAGGGAAGGAATGTGGTGCTGCAGAATAAATATGGACCTCCCAAGATTGTCAATGATGGTGAAACTGTACTCAAACAG ATTGAGTTGGAGGATGCTGTGGAGAATGTTGGTGTTAAACTGGTGAGGCAAGCTGGTGCGAAAACAAATGACCTCGCAGGAGACGGTTCCACCACAGCTGTAGTTCTTGCTCATGGTTTAATTACTGAAGGTGTGAAG GTTACTGCAGCTGGCATGAATCCCATTCAAATTGCTCGTGGGATTGAAAAAACTGCTGTGGCCCTCGTTGCTGAACTCAAATTGATGTCCAGAGAG ATTGAAGATCACGAGCTAGCAGATGTTGCTGCAGTTAGTGCAGGCAATGATTATACAGTTGGGAATATGATTTATGACGCTCTTCGTCAAGTAGGAAAGAAGGGTGTGGTTACCATTGAATCAGGGAAAAGTACAGAGAACGACCTACAAATTGTGGAAGGAATGCAGTTCGATCGTGGATACTTATCGCCTTATTTTGTCACTGATCGAAAAAAAATGATAGTGGAGTTTCAGGACTGTAAG TTACTTTTGGTTGACAAGAAAATTACACACCCAGAGGAGCTGTTCAAAGTATTGGACAATGCAGTACAAGAAAAGTATCCTGTCGTGATAGTTGCAGAGGGCATTGAGCAGGAAGCTTTGACTCCAGTGATCAGAAACAAACTCAGGGGTGCGCTGAAGGCAGCTGCTATTAAGGCTCCTGCCTTCGGCGAGCGCAAAAGCCATTACTTAGATGACATTGCCATTTTGACTGGAG CAACGGTCGTGAGAGATGAGATGGGGATTGTCCTATATGATGTTGGGAAGGAGGTTTTGGGCACTGCTACTAAGGTTGTGATAACAAAGGATTCTACATTGATAGTTACCGATGGCAGCACCCGGGAGGCTGTAGAAAAGAGGGTTTCACAGATACAAAAGCTTGTTGAG aaTACTGAAGAAGAATTTCAAAAGAAGATACTAAATGAAAGAATAGCAAGATTATCAGGGGGAATTGCTATTCTGCAG GTAGGAGCACAAACACAAATTGAGTTGAAAGATAAGCAACTTAGAATTGAAGATGCTTTGAATGCAACCAAG GCAGCTATTGAGGAAGGTGTGGTAGTCGGTGGTGGCTGTAGCCTTCTGAGGCTCTCTAAAAAGGTGGATGCTATTAAAGAACTTTTGGATAATAAAGAACAGAAG ATTGGAGCGGAGATCTTCAAGAGAGCTCTAAGTTATCCTGTAAAACTGATAGCTAAAAATGCAGGTGTAAATGGAAGTGTTGTAGTAGAGAAG GTTCTGTCCAACGATGACATGGGGTACGGATACAATGCTGCGAAAGACTGCTATGAGGACCTAATGAAAGCCGGGATCATGGATCCATCAAAG GTAGTTAGATGttgtttggagaatgcagcatCAGTGGCCAAAACTTTTCTGACATCGGATGCTGTGGTTGTCGAAATTAAGGAAACACAGCCCATCCCAAGAGGAATGCCGCCAAAACTGCCGGATATCCCAAGAAtgcctccaccaccaccaccagacCTGGCCAGTatcccaagaagaagaagaagggcaaCACCACCAATGCCCATGCCAACCACAG GTGCTGGGCCCTTGGGCTTTTAA
- the LOC126594922 gene encoding basic leucine zipper 43-like — protein MLPGEIISGLHYFEPEIPLPNPSDFAFMQNQIPSLHFNTSFNNLSRQIAPPIGHDFTQQSSSLSNNSSTSDDAEEHHHLRVIDERKHRRMISNRESARRSRMRKQKHLDELWSQVVRLRNENHSLIDRLNNLSESHDMVVEENARLKEEACDLRQMLTNLQIGSPYNINASTFRELEGEVPCNTAHLRAESSNQSIAASADLLH, from the coding sequence ATGCTTCCAGGTGAGATCATTTCAGGACTCCACTACTTTGAACCTGAAATCCCACTTCCAAATCCCTCTGACTTTGCCTTCATGCAGAACCAAATTCCCTCCCTCCATTTCAACACTTCGTTCAACAACTTATCCCGTCAAATCGCTCCTCCTATAGGCCATGACTTCACTCAACAATCCTCCAGCCTCAGCAACAACTCCAGCACCTCTGACGACGCCGAAGAACACCACCACCTCAGAGTCATCGACGAGAGGAAGCATAGGAGAATGATATCCAACAGAGAATCAGCCCGTAGATCGCGGATGAGGAAGCAGAAGCACCTCGACGAGCTCTGGTCGCAGGTGGTCCGGCTGAGGAATGAGAACCACAGCCTGATAGACAGGTTGAACAACCTTTCGGAGTCCCACGACATGGTTGTGGAGGAGAATGCTCGGCTCAAGGAAGAAGCTTGTGACCTTCGCCAAATGCTCACAAACCTGCAGATTGGCAGCCCTTACAATATAAATGCTTCTACCTTCAGAGAGCTGGAGGGAGAGGTGCCCTGCAACACGGCTCATCTCAGAGCCGAGTCATCGAACCAATCCATCGCTGCATCGGCCGATTTGCTCCATTAA
- the LOC126594921 gene encoding ruBisCO large subunit-binding protein subunit beta, chloroplastic isoform X1, producing the protein MAFSPTPISAFSFTNIQKLPKRLSPSSAANSKGIPKDLIFNHDGLATKKLLAGVDMVAELVGVTLGPKGRNVVLQNKYGPPKIVNDGETVLKQIELEDAVENVGVKLVRQAGAKTNDLAGDGSTTAVVLAHGLITEGVKVTAAGMNPIQIARGIEKTAVALVAELKLMSREIEDHELADVAAVSAGNDYTVGNMIYDALRQVGKKGVVTIESGKSTENDLQIVEGMQFDRGYLSPYFVTDRKKMIVEFQDCKLLLVDKKITHPEELFKVLDNAVQEKYPVVIVAEGIEQEALTPVIRNKLRGALKAAAIKAPAFGERKSHYLDDIAILTGATVVRDEMGIVLYDVGKEVLGTATKVVITKDSTLIVTDGSTREAVEKRVSQIQKLVENTEEEFQKKILNERIARLSGGIAILQVGAQTQIELKDKQLRIEDALNATKAAIEEGVVVGGGCSLLRLSKKVDAIKELLDNKEQKIGAEIFKRALSYPVKLIAKNAGVNGSVVVEKVLSNDDMGYGYNAAKDCYEDLMKAGIMDPSKVVRCCLENAASVAKTFLTSDAVVVEIKETQPIPRGMPPKLPDIPRMPPPPPPDLASIPRRRRRATPPMPMPTTGAGPLGF; encoded by the exons ATGGCATTTTCTCCAACTCCCATCTCTGCTTTTTCCTTCACCAACATTCAGAAACTGCCCAAAAGGCTCTCTCCATCTTCTGCTGCCAACTCAAAAGGCATACCCAAAGACCTCATCTTTAACCATGATGGTTTAGCCACAAAGAAGCTTCTG GCAGGGGTGGACATGGTGGCAGAGCTGGTTGGAGTGACATTGGGTCCAAAGGGAAGGAATGTGGTGCTGCAGAATAAATATGGACCTCCCAAGATTGTCAATGATGGTGAAACTGTACTCAAACAG ATTGAGTTGGAGGATGCTGTGGAGAATGTTGGTGTTAAACTGGTGAGGCAAGCTGGTGCGAAAACAAATGACCTCGCAGGAGACGGTTCCACCACAGCTGTAGTTCTTGCTCATGGTTTAATTACTGAAGGTGTGAAG GTTACTGCAGCTGGCATGAATCCCATTCAAATTGCTCGTGGGATTGAAAAAACTGCTGTGGCCCTCGTTGCTGAACTCAAATTGATGTCCAGAGAG ATTGAAGATCACGAGCTAGCAGATGTTGCTGCAGTTAGTGCAGGCAATGATTATACAGTTGGGAATATGATTTATGACGCTCTTCGTCAAGTAGGAAAGAAGGGTGTGGTTACCATTGAATCAGGGAAAAGTACAGAGAACGACCTACAAATTGTGGAAGGAATGCAGTTCGATCGTGGATACTTATCGCCTTATTTTGTCACTGATCGAAAAAAAATGATAGTGGAGTTTCAGGACTGTAAG TTACTTTTGGTTGACAAGAAAATTACACACCCAGAGGAGCTGTTCAAAGTATTGGACAATGCAGTACAAGAAAAGTATCCTGTCGTGATAGTTGCAGAGGGCATTGAGCAGGAAGCTTTGACTCCAGTGATCAGAAACAAACTCAGGGGTGCGCTGAAGGCAGCTGCTATTAAGGCTCCTGCCTTCGGCGAGCGCAAAAGCCATTACTTAGATGACATTGCCATTTTGACTGGAG CAACGGTCGTGAGAGATGAGATGGGGATTGTCCTATATGATGTTGGGAAGGAGGTTTTGGGCACTGCTACTAAGGTTGTGATAACAAAGGATTCTACATTGATAGTTACCGATGGCAGCACCCGGGAGGCTGTAGAAAAGAGGGTTTCACAGATACAAAAGCTTGTTGAG aaTACTGAAGAAGAATTTCAAAAGAAGATACTAAATGAAAGAATAGCAAGATTATCAGGGGGAATTGCTATTCTGCAG GTAGGAGCACAAACACAAATTGAGTTGAAAGATAAGCAACTTAGAATTGAAGATGCTTTGAATGCAACCAAG GCAGCTATTGAGGAAGGTGTGGTAGTCGGTGGTGGCTGTAGCCTTCTGAGGCTCTCTAAAAAGGTGGATGCTATTAAAGAACTTTTGGATAATAAAGAACAGAAG ATTGGAGCGGAGATCTTCAAGAGAGCTCTAAGTTATCCTGTAAAACTGATAGCTAAAAATGCAGGTGTAAATGGAAGTGTTGTAGTAGAGAAG GTTCTGTCCAACGATGACATGGGGTACGGATACAATGCTGCGAAAGACTGCTATGAGGACCTAATGAAAGCCGGGATCATGGATCCATCAAAG GTAGTTAGATGttgtttggagaatgcagcatCAGTGGCCAAAACTTTTCTGACATCGGATGCTGTGGTTGTCGAAATTAAGGAAACACAGCCCATCCCAAGAGGAATGCCGCCAAAACTGCCGGATATCCCAAGAAtgcctccaccaccaccaccagacCTGGCCAGTatcccaagaagaagaagaagggcaaCACCACCAATGCCCATGCCAACCACAG GTGCTGGGCCCTTGGGCTTTTAA
- the LOC126594924 gene encoding phytosulfokines-like, with translation MANAQILFFLLAFSLLYISRAEAREIPAASTLPVSGPNESLSSSAAASPSYMAIRSSSLEEGSLDGEADCKGLNTEECLMRRSMVAHTDYIYTQDISPTGP, from the exons ATGGCGAATGCCCAGATTTTGTTCTTCCTTTTGGCCTTTTCTCTATTGTATATTTCAAGAGCGGAAGCCAGAGAGATCCCAGCTGCCTCCACGTTGCCTGTATCTGGTCCAAATGAATCATTATCATCTTCTGCTGCTGCTTCTCCTTCTTATATGGCCATCAGATCTTCATCACTT GAGGAAGGAAGCCTGGATGGTGAGGCTGATTGCAAGGGATTAAACActgaagagtgtttgatgagaaGGTCCATGGTTGCTCACACAGACTATATCTACACACAAGACATAAGTCCCACTGGACCATGA